A section of the Arcobacter arenosus genome encodes:
- the nuoK gene encoding NADH-quinone oxidoreductase subunit NuoK has protein sequence MISLTSYAFVSMILFSIGVIGVIARRNIFVIYMSIELMLNGVNLFLITFARYHFNMDPQIITVMVISIAAAEAAIFLSVIILLYRSKRSLDTDIFTTLTQGEKS, from the coding sequence ATGATAAGTTTAACATCATATGCATTTGTATCTATGATTCTTTTCTCAATTGGAGTTATTGGTGTAATTGCAAGAAGAAACATATTTGTAATTTATATGTCAATTGAGCTTATGTTAAATGGAGTAAATCTATTCCTTATAACATTTGCTAGATATCATTTTAATATGGATCCACAAATTATTACTGTTATGGTAATCTCAATTGCTGCTGCAGAAGCTGCGATTTTTCTTTCAGTAATCATTTTATTATATAGATCAAAAAGATCTCTTGATACTGATATCTTTACAACATTGACACAAGGAGAAAAATCATGA
- a CDS encoding NADH-quinone oxidoreductase subunit J encodes MINLVFIGLSFFAITGGIAMLVYKNPMYAALGLLVSILSVAGLFALLNATFLFMVQIIVYAGAIMTLILFILMFLNIKEEALPKEPKKYTLIAIGAAIMIPFNVVILKAVSNLPNADMSIVESDFGDIKPIGKLLYSDWILAFELISILLLIALVGSIVLAKRKKINKEDS; translated from the coding sequence ATGATTAATTTAGTATTTATTGGTCTTAGTTTCTTTGCAATAACTGGTGGAATTGCAATGTTAGTTTATAAAAACCCAATGTATGCAGCACTTGGTTTACTTGTATCAATTTTATCAGTTGCAGGTTTATTTGCACTATTAAATGCAACATTTTTATTTATGGTTCAAATTATTGTATATGCTGGTGCGATTATGACACTTATTTTATTTATTTTAATGTTTCTTAATATTAAAGAAGAAGCTCTTCCAAAAGAGCCTAAAAAATATACGTTAATTGCAATTGGTGCAGCTATTATGATTCCATTTAATGTTGTAATTTTAAAAGCTGTTTCAAACTTACCTAATGCAGATATGTCAATAGTTGAAAGTGATTTTGGTGATATTAAACCAATAGGTAAACTTTTATACAGTGATTGGATTTTAGCATTTGAGTTAATCTCAATTCTACTTTTAATTGCACTTGTAGGTTCAATTGTATTAGCAAAAAGAAAAAAAATAAATAAGGAAGACTCATGA
- a CDS encoding NuoI/complex I 23 kDa subunit family protein: MGIKIVERHGRSLKDKLYIPAIFGGMKTTFTHFKENLGDVSKLKTMQYPEQQPTDITDRYRGVHRLTKWDDGSEKCVACYMCATACPAQCIFIDAEERFDGKAEKRPKQFKIDLLECVFCGYCVEACPCDAIRMDTGIFSFTAAKREDFVVDKDKLMSYERSKDFSND; this comes from the coding sequence ATGGGAATTAAAATTGTAGAAAGACACGGTAGGTCTTTAAAAGATAAACTTTATATCCCTGCAATATTTGGTGGTATGAAGACTACGTTCACACACTTTAAAGAAAATTTAGGTGATGTATCAAAACTAAAAACTATGCAATACCCAGAGCAACAGCCTACTGATATTACAGATAGATATAGAGGTGTTCATAGACTTACAAAATGGGATGATGGAAGTGAAAAGTGTGTTGCTTGCTATATGTGTGCAACAGCTTGTCCGGCTCAATGTATTTTTATTGACGCAGAAGAAAGATTTGATGGTAAAGCTGAAAAAAGACCAAAACAATTCAAAATAGACCTTTTAGAATGTGTATTCTGTGGATATTGTGTTGAAGCTTGTCCTTGTGATGCAATTAGAATGGATACTGGAATTTTTTCTTTTACAGCCGCTAAAAGGGAAGATTTTGTAGTAGACAAAGATAAACTTATGTCTTATGAGCGTTCAAAGGATTTTAGTAATGATTAA